A portion of the Stella humosa genome contains these proteins:
- a CDS encoding DMT family transporter: MITPTPALHADQPGRGILFMLGAVACFVVMDALIKWLSAKFPTMQVVFFRSLFALVPIAVLVIQQGGIARLKTKRPAMHALRCLIGLGSMVCFFHAFRVMPLADVIAIGFAAPLFVTALSVPLLKEKVGIRRWSAVVVGFAGVLIMVRPGADVFEIGAGVALIGTVLYSLAMILMRDLGRTDTTTAITFYFTMAGTIVAGAAIPFVWVEPVGMDWALLVLVGLIGGVAQLLMTQAFRLTPVAVIAPFDYTAMLWGSILGYAVWGEIPDALLWVGAAIVAASGLYIVHRETRLRIPRLNIGTRTAGRR, from the coding sequence TTGATCACGCCCACGCCTGCCCTGCATGCGGACCAACCCGGCCGCGGCATCCTCTTCATGCTGGGTGCCGTCGCCTGCTTCGTCGTCATGGACGCGCTCATCAAGTGGCTGAGCGCCAAGTTCCCGACCATGCAGGTGGTGTTCTTCCGCAGCCTGTTCGCGCTGGTGCCGATCGCCGTCCTGGTGATCCAGCAGGGCGGCATCGCCCGGCTGAAGACCAAGCGCCCGGCCATGCATGCCCTGCGCTGCCTCATCGGCCTGGGCTCCATGGTGTGCTTCTTTCACGCCTTCCGGGTGATGCCGCTGGCCGACGTCATCGCCATCGGCTTCGCCGCGCCGCTGTTCGTCACGGCGCTGTCGGTGCCGCTGCTGAAGGAGAAGGTCGGCATCCGCCGCTGGTCGGCCGTCGTCGTCGGCTTCGCGGGCGTGCTGATCATGGTGCGACCGGGGGCCGACGTGTTCGAGATCGGCGCCGGCGTCGCCCTGATCGGCACGGTGCTGTACTCGCTGGCGATGATCCTGATGCGCGACCTGGGCCGCACGGACACCACGACTGCCATCACCTTCTACTTCACCATGGCCGGCACGATCGTGGCCGGCGCCGCCATACCCTTCGTCTGGGTCGAGCCGGTCGGCATGGACTGGGCCCTGCTGGTGCTGGTCGGGCTGATCGGCGGCGTCGCGCAGTTGCTGATGACCCAGGCCTTCCGCCTGACGCCCGTCGCCGTCATCGCCCCCTTCGACTACACGGCGATGCTGTGGGGCTCGATCCTGGGCTATGCCGTGTGGGGCGAGATCCCCGACGCGCTGCTGTGGGTGGGTGCGGCCATCGTCGCCGCCAGCGGCCTCTACATCGTCCACCGCGAGACCCGCCTGCGCATCCCGCGGCTGAACATCGGTACGCGCACGGCCGGGCGGCGGTAG
- a CDS encoding polysaccharide deacetylase family protein: MHLPTHGRYAYSGLPRRPVYDWPNGRRLAVYIGLNLEHFAFGEGLGAELAPGGPQPDVLNYAWRDYGNRVGAWRLLELFDQLSLPASVLLNSSLYHYCPQLVAAFRDRGDEMVGHGRTNAERQGILAEEDERQLIAEATAAMVRYEGRLPAGWLGPWISQSRATPCLLKEAGYRYVLDWAMDDQPVWMATRAGPILSVPYPQELNDIPAIVARRMDADAFADMIVDQFDEMRRQAADAPLVMGIALHAYLVGQPHRLVHLRRALAHIAAAAGDVWITRAGAIAAHVERLPKGTVPDAPSWSGDGR, encoded by the coding sequence ATGCACCTGCCGACTCACGGCCGCTATGCCTATTCCGGCCTGCCGCGTCGCCCGGTCTATGACTGGCCGAACGGCCGGCGTCTGGCCGTCTATATCGGCCTCAACCTGGAGCATTTCGCGTTCGGCGAGGGGCTGGGTGCGGAACTGGCGCCGGGCGGGCCGCAGCCGGACGTGTTGAACTATGCTTGGCGCGACTATGGCAACCGGGTCGGGGCCTGGCGGCTGCTGGAGCTGTTCGACCAGCTTTCGCTGCCGGCGTCGGTCCTGCTCAACAGCAGCCTCTATCACTATTGCCCGCAGCTCGTGGCAGCCTTCCGCGACCGCGGCGACGAGATGGTGGGCCACGGCCGCACGAATGCCGAGCGCCAGGGCATCCTGGCCGAGGAGGACGAGCGCCAACTGATCGCCGAGGCGACGGCGGCGATGGTGCGCTACGAAGGCCGGCTGCCGGCCGGCTGGCTGGGTCCGTGGATCTCCCAGAGCCGGGCCACCCCCTGCCTGCTGAAGGAGGCCGGCTACCGCTATGTGCTGGACTGGGCGATGGACGACCAGCCGGTGTGGATGGCAACCCGCGCCGGCCCGATCCTGTCGGTGCCCTACCCGCAGGAGCTGAACGACATCCCGGCCATCGTCGCGCGCCGCATGGATGCCGACGCCTTTGCCGACATGATCGTCGACCAATTCGACGAGATGCGCCGCCAGGCGGCAGACGCCCCGCTCGTCATGGGCATCGCGCTGCACGCCTATCTGGTGGGGCAGCCGCACCGGCTGGTTCATTTGCGGCGCGCCCTTGCCCACATCGCGGCGGCGGCCGGCGACGTCTGGATCACCCGCGCCGGCGCGATCGCCGCCCATGTCGAGCGCCTGCCCAAGGGCACGGTGCCGGACGCGCCCTCCTGGTCCGGAGACGGCCGTTGA
- a CDS encoding MotA/TolQ/ExbB proton channel family protein — protein MDATIPAAAHAAAGHLSFVDFFWMADPVVKAVMVVLLVGSVGVWAVVVEKMARGRRLRRAVAAFGAALGDGRGVDPGQSPFARNVLVAAARELAFDPADESLGERRMRVERAARRAGFDQLKPLELGLPFLATVSSAGPFIGLFGTVWGIMNSFSAIAASQDTSLAVVAPGIAEALFATALGLIAAVPAVIAYNRYATSLRRLQGEVSAAVERLGGELVHRRAAAHRMAA, from the coding sequence ATGGATGCCACCATTCCCGCGGCCGCCCACGCCGCTGCCGGCCATCTTTCGTTCGTCGATTTCTTCTGGATGGCCGATCCCGTCGTGAAGGCGGTGATGGTCGTCCTGCTGGTCGGCTCGGTCGGGGTCTGGGCGGTGGTGGTCGAGAAGATGGCGCGCGGCCGGCGGCTGCGCCGGGCGGTGGCAGCATTCGGCGCAGCACTCGGCGACGGCCGTGGCGTCGACCCGGGGCAGAGCCCGTTCGCCCGCAACGTCCTGGTGGCAGCCGCGCGCGAGCTGGCATTCGATCCGGCCGACGAAAGCCTGGGCGAGCGCCGGATGCGGGTCGAGCGCGCGGCCCGGCGCGCCGGCTTCGACCAGTTGAAACCGCTGGAACTGGGGCTGCCCTTCCTGGCGACGGTGTCCTCGGCCGGCCCCTTCATCGGCCTCTTCGGCACGGTCTGGGGCATCATGAACAGCTTCTCGGCCATTGCCGCCTCGCAGGACACCAGCCTGGCGGTGGTCGCCCCCGGTATCGCCGAGGCCCTGTTCGCGACGGCACTCGGCCTGATCGCGGCGGTCCCGGCCGTCATCGCCTACAACCGCTATGCCACCAGCCTGCGCCGGCTGCAGGGCGAGGTCTCGGCGGCGGTAGAGCGCCTGGGCGGCGAGCTGGTGCATCGCCGCGCGGCCGCCCATCGCATGGCCGCCTAG
- a CDS encoding ExbD/TolR family protein, which yields MAGMINMGGDDDEAPPLAGEINVTPFVDVMLVLLIVFMVAAPLMMAGVPVQLPKSEAARVSAPREPLVVSIDREGKIFLRQDPVEADALRSNLLKLAETEKDAVVYVRADRTIPYGRAMEVLGIVSASGFGRVSLLSEASAASAPPPKP from the coding sequence ATGGCCGGTATGATCAACATGGGCGGCGACGATGACGAAGCGCCGCCGCTGGCGGGCGAGATCAACGTCACGCCCTTCGTCGACGTGATGCTGGTGCTGCTGATCGTGTTCATGGTGGCAGCGCCCCTGATGATGGCGGGCGTGCCGGTCCAATTGCCCAAGAGCGAGGCCGCCCGCGTCAGCGCGCCGCGCGAGCCGCTGGTCGTCAGCATCGACCGCGAGGGCAAGATCTTCCTGCGCCAGGACCCGGTGGAGGCCGACGCCTTGCGCAGCAACCTGCTGAAGCTGGCCGAGACCGAGAAGGACGCGGTCGTCTATGTCCGCGCCGACCGCACCATCCCCTATGGCCGGGCGATGGAGGTGCTGGGCATCGTCTCGGCGTCGGGCTTCGGCCGGGTGTCGCTGCTGTCCGAGGCTTCGGCGGCTTCGGCGCCGCCGCCGAAGCCCTGA
- a CDS encoding energy transducer TonB, with protein sequence MAATAPPSPNPRPQPPAPAPIADAAPSPSPAPPAQTAMVSAPAPRPSRPAGPSQSYLSALRAQLERHKTYPPAAQRRRMEGTTTVRFTITRAGVILNARILNSSGHSMLDREVEELLQRASPLPALPPDVETEQLEIVVPISFYLR encoded by the coding sequence GTGGCGGCCACCGCGCCGCCGTCGCCCAACCCGCGGCCGCAGCCCCCGGCACCGGCGCCCATCGCCGACGCCGCGCCGTCCCCCAGCCCGGCGCCGCCCGCCCAGACCGCGATGGTGTCGGCGCCGGCACCGCGTCCGTCGCGCCCGGCCGGTCCGTCGCAGTCCTATTTGTCCGCGCTGCGCGCCCAGCTCGAGCGCCATAAGACCTATCCGCCCGCCGCCCAGCGCCGCCGCATGGAAGGCACGACGACCGTGCGCTTCACCATCACCCGCGCCGGCGTGATCCTGAACGCGCGCATCCTCAACAGCTCCGGCCATTCGATGCTCGATCGCGAGGTCGAGGAGCTGCTGCAGCGGGCCAGCCCGCTGCCGGCCTTGCCGCCCGATGTCGAGACCGAGCAACTGGAGATCGTCGTCCCGATCAGCTTCTACCTGCGCTGA
- a CDS encoding OmpA family protein, which yields MAALRDLGFQPGDGTWEFGMSDKLLFGVNESRLADGQAANIARIARTLLSVDIRRGRVEGHTDDTGAAAYNDALSQRRAAAVAEAMIAAGMQRQDIAIEGTGARRPIEDNRSAGGRRENRRVVIVVDAE from the coding sequence ATGGCAGCGCTGCGCGACCTGGGTTTCCAGCCGGGTGACGGCACGTGGGAATTCGGCATGTCCGACAAGCTGCTGTTCGGCGTGAACGAAAGCCGGCTGGCCGATGGTCAGGCGGCGAACATCGCCCGCATCGCACGCACCCTGCTGTCGGTCGACATCCGGCGCGGCCGGGTCGAGGGACACACCGACGACACCGGCGCCGCCGCCTACAACGACGCGCTCTCGCAGCGCCGCGCCGCCGCGGTGGCCGAGGCGATGATCGCGGCCGGCATGCAGCGCCAGGATATCGCCATCGAAGGTACCGGCGCCCGCCGGCCGATCGAGGACAACCGTTCGGCCGGCGGGCGGCGCGAGAACCGCCGGGTGGTCATCGTCGTCGACGCCGAATAG
- a CDS encoding diguanylate cyclase domain-containing protein, whose amino-acid sequence MNAGAHQPTTPMPAATAPAPAGPTLQHLLGRTHFRLILLAIGMTGASIVLTGLAIIHAYAYHNLELIAQSAAYTAEAAVVFADPRAAAEAIELLGAVREVADIALILRDGTILASWEQPHSGLLDRLERWIGRMAFSTPFLVPIVHEGEVVGTVRLHGSGGGLTEFLAGALVGAVVCFALATLASALVVRHLQRSIVGPLQALAQVAHAARRERAFERRVPPTPIIEMDALGRDFNALLGELQAWQGSLQREHAALAHRANHDSLTGLPNRALFEERLAMAVRAAEAAGGRLAVMFFDNDRFKETNDRFGHAAGDMVLAAVAQRAQARLRAGDIVARLGGDEFAALLPAIGEPDDAERIADGIQASISQPLALPSGDAITPSVSIGIALFPEHARDAEGLLRVADAAMYASKQRSRGGRRPAGQ is encoded by the coding sequence ATGAACGCCGGCGCGCATCAGCCGACCACGCCCATGCCCGCGGCCACGGCCCCTGCCCCGGCCGGGCCGACCCTGCAGCATCTGTTGGGCCGCACCCATTTCCGGCTGATCCTGCTGGCGATCGGCATGACGGGTGCCAGCATCGTGCTGACCGGCCTGGCGATCATCCACGCCTACGCCTATCACAACCTCGAACTGATCGCGCAGTCGGCCGCCTACACCGCCGAGGCCGCCGTCGTGTTCGCCGATCCGCGGGCAGCCGCGGAAGCGATCGAGCTTCTGGGGGCGGTGCGGGAGGTGGCGGACATCGCCCTCATCCTGCGCGACGGCACCATCCTGGCATCGTGGGAGCAGCCCCACAGCGGCCTGCTCGATCGCCTGGAGCGCTGGATCGGGCGGATGGCGTTCTCTACCCCGTTCCTGGTGCCGATCGTCCATGAGGGCGAGGTCGTGGGCACGGTTAGGCTGCATGGCAGCGGCGGCGGGCTGACGGAGTTCCTGGCCGGGGCGCTGGTCGGGGCCGTCGTCTGCTTCGCGCTCGCGACGCTGGCCTCCGCGCTGGTGGTGCGCCACCTGCAGCGCAGCATCGTCGGCCCGCTCCAGGCACTGGCGCAGGTCGCCCACGCGGCCCGCCGCGAGCGCGCCTTCGAGCGCCGGGTGCCGCCGACGCCGATCATCGAAATGGACGCGCTCGGCCGCGACTTCAACGCCCTGCTGGGCGAGTTGCAGGCGTGGCAGGGCAGCCTCCAGCGCGAGCACGCGGCCCTCGCCCACCGTGCCAACCATGACAGCCTGACCGGCCTGCCCAACCGCGCCCTGTTCGAAGAGCGACTGGCCATGGCGGTGCGCGCGGCCGAGGCCGCAGGCGGGCGGCTGGCGGTGATGTTCTTCGACAATGACCGCTTCAAGGAAACGAACGACCGCTTCGGCCATGCCGCCGGGGACATGGTCCTGGCCGCGGTCGCCCAGCGCGCGCAGGCGCGCCTGCGCGCGGGCGATATCGTCGCCCGCCTGGGCGGCGACGAGTTCGCGGCCCTGCTGCCGGCCATTGGCGAGCCCGACGATGCCGAGCGGATCGCGGACGGAATCCAGGCGAGCATTTCACAACCGCTTGCCCTACCGTCCGGAGATGCCATAACACCCTCGGTCAGCATCGGCATCGCGCTGTTTCCCGAGCACGCCCGCGACGCCGAAGGGCTGCTGCGCGTGGCGGACGCTGCGATGTATGCGAGCAAGCAGCGATCGCGCGGGGGACGCCGGCCCGCCGGCCAGTAG
- a CDS encoding YfiR family protein has protein sequence MPRLQSGFTVSNRTALVALGLIAALSAGSRAEGQTPSAQPVDARAGAMWAIVRGIISYTRWPADPDPVRLCVVGRSDDAADWPATTRTTPGRTILVTRFAAPDPGIGQACDAVHVGELAEGELPHLMSAIAGRPILTVFERDPACRSGGMFCLRTEGDRLAFQMNLDAVARSGTRVNPRVLRLARPPEQRS, from the coding sequence ATGCCACGCCTGCAATCCGGCTTCACCGTCTCCAACCGGACAGCGCTGGTCGCCCTGGGGCTGATCGCCGCCCTATCGGCGGGCAGCCGCGCCGAAGGCCAGACGCCGTCGGCCCAGCCGGTCGATGCGCGAGCGGGCGCCATGTGGGCCATCGTCCGCGGCATCATCAGCTACACGCGCTGGCCGGCCGACCCGGACCCCGTGCGGCTGTGCGTCGTCGGCCGTTCCGACGATGCCGCCGACTGGCCTGCGACCACCCGCACCACGCCTGGCCGGACGATCCTGGTCACCCGCTTTGCCGCGCCGGACCCGGGGATCGGCCAGGCCTGCGACGCGGTGCATGTGGGCGAACTGGCCGAGGGCGAACTGCCCCACCTGATGTCGGCCATCGCCGGCCGCCCCATCCTGACCGTCTTCGAGCGCGACCCGGCCTGCCGCAGCGGCGGCATGTTCTGCCTGCGCACCGAGGGCGACCGCCTCGCGTTCCAGATGAACCTGGACGCCGTCGCCCGCAGCGGCACCCGCGTCAATCCTCGCGTCCTGCGCCTGGCCCGGCCGCCGGAGCAGCGGTCATGA
- a CDS encoding undecaprenyl-diphosphate phosphatase has translation MDLSTALQAALLGLLEGLTEFIPVSSTGHLLLAVDLIGFRGPPGKVFEIAIQLGAILAVCWLYRDRLFGSLGRLGHDPAAQRFYGNLFFGVLPALLIGFFAHRFIKEVLFSPWVVSVALILGGFVILAVERMKPVARVADVDDIRFGLALRIGLCQAVAMIPGVSRSGATILGGMLLGLDRRTATEFSFHLAVPTMAAATAYDLFRNRDSLDMSGGAVIAIGFVAAFLAALLVVRAVVGFVARHGFVPFAWYRIAIGTAMLALLVLR, from the coding sequence ATGGACCTCTCGACCGCGCTTCAAGCCGCCCTGCTCGGCCTGCTCGAGGGGTTGACGGAGTTCATCCCGGTGTCGTCGACCGGCCACCTGCTACTGGCCGTCGACCTGATCGGCTTTCGCGGGCCGCCCGGCAAGGTGTTCGAGATCGCGATCCAGCTCGGTGCCATCCTGGCCGTCTGCTGGCTCTATCGCGACCGGCTGTTCGGCAGCCTGGGGCGCCTCGGCCACGACCCCGCGGCCCAGCGCTTCTATGGCAACCTCTTCTTCGGCGTGCTGCCGGCCCTGCTGATCGGCTTCTTCGCCCACCGCTTCATCAAGGAGGTGCTGTTCTCCCCCTGGGTGGTGTCGGTGGCGCTGATCCTCGGCGGCTTCGTGATCCTGGCCGTGGAGCGCATGAAGCCTGTGGCGCGGGTCGCCGACGTCGACGACATCCGCTTCGGACTGGCGCTCCGCATCGGCCTCTGCCAGGCGGTCGCCATGATCCCCGGCGTATCCCGCTCGGGCGCCACCATCCTGGGCGGCATGCTGCTGGGCCTCGACCGGCGGACGGCGACCGAATTCTCGTTCCACCTGGCCGTCCCGACGATGGCGGCCGCCACCGCCTACGACCTGTTCCGCAACCGGGATTCGCTGGACATGTCCGGCGGGGCGGTGATCGCCATCGGCTTCGTGGCCGCGTTCCTGGCCGCCCTGCTGGTGGTGCGCGCGGTGGTCGGCTTCGTCGCCCGCCACGGCTTCGTGCCGTTCGCCTGGTATCGCATCGCCATCGGCACGGCGATGCTGGCCCTGCTGGTCCTGCGCTGA
- a CDS encoding DUF3108 domain-containing protein, whose translation MRSLRMLGVLGAWLVLGPAAALAAPKSIELQYDVYTAGLPTLALKLDIAFTGEGYRVAADMQTQGLAGFLFPWHYQSVSEGVVAGGDLRPALYRTTSTASGKTKTARLVYRADGTVAATAEPAVEEGRDPVPPGLTRGSVDILTAVLRVTRRLESTGRCDGEVPVYDGLRRYDLVFSDGGLDRSNAMTVSAVRRCSASMRRLAGFLKTLSPWDDGDDARAAAIAVASLGGDLPLVPVRLDLATPIGMAYAELASVKIDGRALPAPGDDISVAKGPAPRR comes from the coding sequence ATGCGCAGCCTGCGAATGCTGGGGGTGCTGGGGGCCTGGCTGGTACTGGGGCCGGCGGCCGCGCTGGCGGCCCCGAAGTCGATCGAGCTGCAATACGACGTCTACACCGCCGGCCTGCCGACGCTCGCCCTGAAGCTCGACATCGCCTTCACGGGCGAAGGGTACCGCGTCGCCGCCGACATGCAGACGCAAGGGCTGGCCGGGTTCCTTTTCCCCTGGCACTACCAGAGCGTATCGGAAGGGGTGGTGGCGGGCGGCGACCTGCGGCCCGCCCTCTATCGCACGACCAGCACCGCGTCGGGCAAGACCAAGACTGCCCGCCTGGTCTATCGCGCCGACGGCACCGTGGCGGCGACGGCGGAACCCGCGGTGGAGGAGGGGCGGGACCCGGTGCCGCCGGGGCTGACCCGGGGGTCCGTCGACATCCTGACCGCTGTCCTGCGCGTCACGCGGCGGCTGGAGTCGACGGGGCGATGCGATGGCGAAGTGCCGGTCTATGATGGCTTGCGCCGCTATGACCTCGTCTTCAGCGATGGCGGGCTCGACCGGTCCAACGCCATGACCGTGTCGGCCGTGCGCCGCTGCTCGGCCTCCATGCGCCGGCTGGCGGGGTTCCTGAAGACACTTTCGCCGTGGGACGACGGCGACGATGCGCGCGCGGCCGCCATCGCGGTGGCCTCGCTGGGCGGGGACCTGCCGCTGGTGCCGGTCCGGCTCGACCTGGCAACGCCGATCGGCATGGCCTATGCCGAGCTGGCATCGGTCAAGATCGACGGCCGGGCCCTGCCGGCGCCGGGCGATGACATCTCCGTCGCCAAGGGGCCGGCGCCAAGGCGCTAG
- a CDS encoding HAD family hydrolase yields the protein MTLPQMTLPQMPAAVIFDMDGLIFDTEALYQEAFLAAAVAGGHDLPAAVIHGTIGVPWVRSRVLLLEQMGPDFPIDAYFAGMVGHFDLLAATQLRLKPGVVELLDLLDRLAMPRCIATSSAHSTVQSHLAAHGLTERFHAVIGHGDYAAGKPAPDPFLTAARRLGVEPGRCLALEDSHNGVRSAAAAGMMTFMVPDLLVPTPEIHSLCTGVVPDLHAVCALIQAASAAIPAG from the coding sequence ATGACGCTGCCGCAGATGACGCTGCCGCAGATGCCCGCCGCCGTGATCTTCGACATGGACGGGCTGATCTTCGATACCGAGGCCCTCTACCAGGAAGCATTCCTGGCGGCGGCCGTAGCCGGCGGGCACGACCTGCCGGCGGCGGTCATCCACGGCACCATCGGCGTGCCGTGGGTCCGCAGCCGGGTGCTTCTGCTGGAGCAGATGGGGCCGGATTTCCCCATCGATGCCTATTTTGCCGGGATGGTCGGGCATTTCGACCTGCTGGCGGCCACGCAACTGCGGCTGAAGCCGGGTGTCGTCGAGCTGCTCGATCTTCTCGACCGGCTCGCCATGCCGCGCTGCATCGCGACCTCGTCGGCCCATTCCACAGTGCAGAGCCATCTGGCCGCCCATGGCCTGACCGAGCGGTTCCACGCGGTGATCGGCCATGGCGACTACGCCGCCGGCAAGCCCGCACCCGACCCGTTCCTGACGGCGGCCAGGCGCCTGGGCGTGGAACCCGGCCGGTGCCTGGCCCTGGAGGATTCCCACAACGGGGTCCGCTCCGCCGCCGCGGCCGGCATGATGACCTTCATGGTGCCCGACCTGCTGGTGCCGACGCCGGAGATCCATTCCCTGTGCACCGGCGTCGTCCCCGACCTGCATGCCGTGTGCGCCCTCATCCAGGCCGCATCGGCGGCAATCCCTGCCGGATAG
- the gph gene encoding phosphoglycolate phosphatase (PGP is an essential enzyme in the glycolate salvage pathway in higher organisms (photorespiration in plants). Phosphoglycolate results from the oxidase activity of RubisCO in the Calvin cycle when concentrations of carbon dioxide are low relative to oxygen. This enzyme is a member of the Haloacid Dehalogenase (HAD) superfamily of aspartate-nucleophile hydrolase enzymes (PF00702).), protein MTPERFPAIIFDFDGTLVDSAADLRTALNRLLAEQGLEPRPLDAVRRMIGDGALKLVERGFAAAGRPVEGDTLARHGKRFLEIYEPISADSTETYPGVMATLEGLAAAGHKLGLCTNKPERATRLMLASLGLDRLLTSVVGGDSLPVKKPDPAPLLAAIAGLGLTPAQALMVGDNEHDVATAKAAGVPVVAVSYGYARVPLAELHADAIIDDFADLPTAIARVAAR, encoded by the coding sequence ATGACGCCAGAGCGTTTCCCCGCGATCATTTTCGACTTTGACGGGACGCTGGTCGACAGCGCCGCCGACCTGCGCACCGCCCTCAACCGCCTGCTGGCCGAACAGGGGCTGGAGCCCCGGCCGCTGGACGCCGTGCGCCGGATGATCGGCGACGGCGCCCTGAAGCTGGTGGAGCGCGGCTTTGCCGCCGCCGGCCGGCCCGTCGAAGGCGACACGCTGGCCCGGCACGGCAAGCGCTTCCTGGAAATCTACGAGCCGATCTCGGCCGACAGCACCGAGACCTATCCGGGCGTCATGGCAACGCTGGAGGGGCTGGCCGCGGCCGGCCACAAGCTCGGCCTCTGCACCAACAAGCCCGAGCGCGCCACCCGCCTGATGCTGGCCAGCCTCGGCCTCGACCGGCTGCTGACCTCGGTCGTCGGCGGCGACAGCCTGCCGGTCAAGAAGCCCGACCCGGCCCCGCTGCTGGCCGCCATCGCCGGCCTCGGCCTGACGCCGGCCCAGGCGCTGATGGTGGGCGACAACGAGCACGACGTCGCCACCGCCAAGGCGGCCGGAGTGCCGGTCGTGGCCGTATCCTACGGCTATGCGCGGGTGCCGCTGGCAGAGCTGCACGCAGACGCCATCATCGACGATTTCGCCGACCTGCCGACCGCCATCGCCCGCGTGGCCGCGCGCTAG